One genomic region from Lentimicrobium sp. L6 encodes:
- a CDS encoding glycogen/starch synthase, which produces MKKRVLFVNQEIMPYLPETNRSKIGRYLPQGIQEKGKEIRTFMPRFGNINERRNQLHEVIRLSGMNLIIDDHDHPLIIKVASIQQARMQVYFIDNEEYFQRKFTTVDKNGKFFEDNDERTVFFSRGVLETVKKLGWAPDIVHCHGWMSALVPLYIKKAFKDNPLFNDTKIIVSLYNDHFDAQLNDNLPQKIKMEGIDDTDLDIYKGGNYMDLMFGALQYADAIIYGAEELSADYVKMAEETGKPILTYQPEEDYVNAYNTFYDSLLED; this is translated from the coding sequence ATGAAGAAAAGAGTTTTATTCGTCAATCAAGAGATTATGCCCTATTTACCCGAAACAAATCGTAGTAAAATAGGGCGTTATCTTCCACAAGGAATTCAAGAGAAAGGTAAAGAGATCAGAACTTTTATGCCTCGTTTTGGAAATATTAACGAGCGTAGAAACCAATTACACGAAGTGATCAGATTATCTGGAATGAACCTGATTATTGACGATCATGACCATCCTCTTATCATTAAAGTAGCCTCCATTCAACAAGCAAGAATGCAAGTTTATTTCATTGATAATGAAGAATATTTTCAAAGAAAATTCACTACTGTTGACAAGAATGGTAAATTCTTTGAAGACAATGATGAAAGAACTGTTTTCTTTAGTAGAGGGGTTTTAGAAACCGTAAAAAAATTAGGATGGGCACCAGACATCGTTCACTGCCATGGCTGGATGTCGGCATTGGTTCCATTATACATTAAGAAAGCATTTAAAGACAATCCTTTATTTAATGACACAAAAATTATTGTTTCACTTTATAATGATCATTTTGATGCTCAATTAAATGATAACCTTCCACAGAAGATTAAAATGGAGGGTATTGATGATACTGATTTAGACATTTACAAAGGTGGAAACTATATGGATCTAATGTTTGGAGCGTTGCAATATGCCGATGCCATTATATATGGAGCAGAAGAATTATCTGCTGATTATGTAAAGATGGCAGAAGAGACCGGTAAGCCTATCCTCACCTATCAGCCTGAGGAAGACTATGTTAATGCCTATAACACATTCTACGATTCTCTCTTAGAGGATTAG
- a CDS encoding DUF4270 family protein, which yields MKKILSSGLLIVITAALLFSCKKDISKIGVDIVGENPLEVIYMDTVTINVYSELIDSLRTDELSAHVVGAIKDPVFGTLNASVYSQFNIDPGNESYSFGDTPEIDSVVLYIAYANVDLYGDTAYRHEWVVYELGDELTADSAYYSFQNTRLKQEPIAYTSFIPNYDSVEFIEENTIDGTYDTSMILNPVKIYLSTEFGQRIISSDSSVFEDDGTLSEVFKGIYITTLEQNLPSSGGSLVDLNFQSDDTFIRFYYHNEEEDSLSYDLVVNYNTARFSNFNHYEYRDASPEFRSQVIDGHTEDGKELIYLQGLAGVRTVVEFPYLNKIDDYYNYAVNEAKLFIYNQDEESGYTPISSLTLSQKVVIDSVDYQYTVPDASSGDNYFSGKYDQTEHRYFFRITQYIQDVIQGFTADNKLRVEIIGGAIHPNRLIGYGYEPMMDESKRIQLHVTYTKIDNDDVAAEE from the coding sequence ATGAAAAAAATACTCTCAAGCGGCCTGTTGATCGTCATCACGGCTGCTTTACTTTTTTCCTGTAAAAAGGACATTAGCAAGATAGGTGTTGACATTGTGGGTGAAAATCCATTAGAAGTCATCTATATGGATACTGTAACTATAAATGTTTATAGTGAACTAATTGATAGCCTTCGTACCGATGAGTTATCGGCACATGTGGTCGGTGCCATCAAAGATCCAGTATTTGGCACGCTAAATGCCAGCGTTTACAGCCAGTTCAATATTGATCCCGGAAACGAAAGCTATAGCTTTGGTGATACTCCAGAAATTGATTCTGTTGTACTCTATATAGCTTATGCCAATGTGGATTTGTATGGAGACACCGCCTATAGGCATGAGTGGGTGGTATATGAGCTTGGAGATGAATTAACAGCAGATTCTGCCTACTATTCCTTTCAGAATACTAGACTCAAGCAGGAACCTATTGCGTATACAAGTTTTATCCCCAATTATGATTCGGTTGAGTTTATCGAGGAAAATACCATTGATGGAACCTATGACACTTCAATGATTCTTAATCCTGTTAAAATTTATCTTTCTACTGAATTTGGACAGCGAATCATTTCTAGTGACTCTTCAGTTTTTGAAGATGACGGAACTTTAAGTGAAGTATTTAAGGGGATTTATATTACTACACTAGAACAGAACCTGCCTTCAAGTGGTGGTAGTTTAGTGGATCTTAATTTCCAAAGTGACGATACTTTCATCCGATTCTATTATCATAATGAAGAAGAGGATAGCTTAAGTTACGATTTGGTAGTGAACTATAATACTGCTCGATTTAGTAATTTTAATCATTATGAGTATCGTGATGCTAGTCCTGAGTTTAGGTCTCAGGTGATTGATGGACATACGGAGGATGGTAAAGAATTGATATACCTGCAAGGATTAGCAGGTGTTAGAACAGTTGTTGAATTTCCTTATTTAAACAAAATAGATGATTATTATAATTATGCAGTTAACGAGGCCAAGTTATTCATCTATAATCAAGATGAGGAATCAGGTTATACTCCTATTTCTTCATTAACCTTAAGTCAGAAGGTAGTCATTGATAGTGTAGACTATCAATATACGGTGCCAGATGCTAGTAGTGGTGATAATTATTTCAGCGGAAAATACGATCAGACTGAGCATAGATACTTTTTCAGAATCACCCAATATATTCAGGATGTGATTCAAGGATTTACGGCTGACAACAAACTAAGAGTAGAAATCATTGGTGGAGCCATTCACCCTAATCGACTGATAGGATATGGATACGAGCCTATGATGGACGAGAGTAAGCGTATACAACTGCATGTGACTTATACTAAAATAGACAATGACGATGTAGCTGCTGAGGAATAA
- a CDS encoding winged helix-turn-helix domain-containing protein, with amino-acid sequence MKFFLNSNSESYLRNLEEEFGESSNAIRVELNKLERAGLLDSRAQGNKKLFRANTQHPLFPEIHNLLLKHIGLDEIIDKVVMKLGTVQQVFLVGKLAEGINTGIIDLLFVGKSIDKTYLVELVEKTESTIKKNIRYLVFSVQEIENYLKQHANTEILLIWNQE; translated from the coding sequence TTGAAGTTTTTCTTAAACTCCAACTCTGAGTCTTATTTAAGAAATTTGGAGGAGGAATTTGGAGAGTCAAGTAATGCCATTCGTGTAGAACTGAATAAGTTAGAGAGGGCGGGCCTTCTTGATTCTAGAGCTCAAGGCAATAAAAAATTATTTCGGGCCAATACCCAACATCCGCTATTTCCTGAAATTCATAACCTGCTTTTAAAGCATATCGGACTAGATGAAATCATTGATAAAGTTGTGATGAAGTTGGGTACTGTGCAGCAAGTTTTTTTAGTAGGTAAGCTTGCTGAAGGCATAAACACCGGTATTATCGACCTCCTTTTCGTTGGAAAGAGCATCGATAAAACCTATTTGGTAGAATTGGTAGAGAAAACAGAAAGTACCATCAAGAAAAATATCCGTTATTTGGTGTTTTCTGTCCAAGAAATTGAAAACTATTTAAAACAACACGCCAATACAGAAATATTACTGATCTGGAATCAAGAATAA